In a genomic window of Methanogenium sp. S4BF:
- a CDS encoding hydrogenase maturation nickel metallochaperone HypA: MHEYTVAYDIYATARRAALENAATRIKKISADFGEMSMINPEQVEFLFSALCEEDELFQGAVLEYREIAVKTVCPCGYEGDERYVCPECGKLPEIVAGREICVTNIEIEVDDE; this comes from the coding sequence ATGCACGAGTACACGGTTGCATATGACATCTATGCAACGGCACGCCGTGCCGCACTCGAGAATGCCGCAACCCGGATTAAGAAGATCTCAGCTGATTTTGGCGAGATGAGTATGATCAACCCCGAACAGGTCGAATTTCTGTTTTCTGCCCTCTGTGAAGAGGATGAACTGTTTCAGGGTGCAGTGCTTGAATACCGGGAAATCGCGGTGAAGACCGTATGTCCATGCGGATATGAAGGCGATGAACGGTATGTCTGCCCGGAATGCGGAAAACTTCCGGAGATCGTTGCAGGACGTGAAATATGCGTCACAAATATTGAGATAGAAGTTGATGACGAATGA
- the hypC gene encoding HypC/HybG/HupF family hydrogenase formation chaperone: MCIAVPAEVLEIKDGNIGVVDYGDLKQEVRLDLVDVEVGEYVLVHVGFAIQKLSREEALKTLKVFEEVYAAMEE; encoded by the coding sequence ATGTGCATAGCAGTACCGGCTGAAGTGCTCGAAATCAAAGACGGCAACATTGGCGTTGTTGACTATGGCGACCTGAAACAGGAAGTGCGCCTCGACCTTGTTGATGTTGAAGTCGGTGAGTATGTCCTTGTTCATGTTGGATTTGCAATCCAGAAACTGAGCAGGGAAGAGGCACTGAAGACGCTCAAAGTTTTTGAAGAAGTATATGCGGCAATGGAGGAATAA
- a CDS encoding archaeosine biosynthesis radical SAM protein RaSEA, whose protein sequence is MISDAIQKPLASWTGMDRYQDEEIPCLTVIFRSGGCSWNQCLMCGYRFERSHMKNPDELLADLRSQLRWVAENYSRDSYAIVKIFTSGSFFDPQEVPPAFRDDVAALFAGKVVIAETRTEYVEEESLISFREALEAGGDAALYVAMGLETTNDYIREKCIRKGHTFEDFKDAAATARRADVGVKTYLMMKPPFLTEREALHDMKQSIREVIPYSDIISMNLCTVQTRTEVEQYWKQGSYRPPYLWSALDALLSTDAYVQCDPVGGGKRRGPHNCGECDREILDAINEYVSTGNQIHLRRCVDAGCSCVDEWRYVLENEEPWCMPLTK, encoded by the coding sequence ATGATATCAGACGCAATACAAAAACCTCTCGCATCCTGGACAGGTATGGACAGGTATCAGGATGAGGAGATTCCATGTCTTACCGTAATATTCCGCAGTGGTGGGTGCAGCTGGAACCAGTGCCTGATGTGCGGCTACCGGTTTGAACGCTCCCACATGAAAAACCCGGATGAACTCCTCGCAGACCTCAGAAGCCAGCTGCGCTGGGTGGCGGAGAATTACTCCCGGGACTCATATGCCATCGTGAAAATATTCACATCCGGCTCTTTTTTTGATCCGCAGGAAGTCCCTCCCGCATTCCGGGATGACGTAGCGGCGCTCTTTGCCGGCAAGGTGGTCATCGCAGAGACCCGTACGGAATATGTGGAGGAGGAATCGCTCATCTCCTTCCGGGAGGCACTGGAGGCAGGCGGGGACGCAGCACTCTATGTGGCAATGGGCCTTGAGACCACCAATGACTACATCAGGGAGAAGTGCATCCGCAAAGGACACACCTTTGAGGATTTCAAAGACGCAGCAGCGACTGCACGGCGGGCAGACGTTGGCGTAAAGACCTACCTGATGATGAAGCCGCCGTTTCTCACCGAACGGGAGGCCTTACATGATATGAAACAGTCCATCCGCGAGGTCATCCCTTACTCTGATATCATCTCCATGAACCTCTGCACCGTCCAGACCCGCACCGAAGTTGAGCAGTACTGGAAACAGGGCTCATACCGCCCACCCTACCTCTGGAGTGCCCTTGATGCGCTGCTCTCGACAGACGCGTATGTGCAGTGCGATCCGGTCGGCGGAGGGAAACGGCGGGGACCGCACAACTGCGGGGAATGCGACCGTGAGATTCTGGATGCCATCAACGAGTATGTCAGCACCGGAAACCAGATCCACCTGCGGCGTTGCGTGGACGCCGGGTGTTCCTGTGTAGACGAATGGCGATATGTACTGGAGAACGAAGAGCCCTGGTGCATGCCGCTGACAAAATAA
- a CDS encoding coiled-coil protein — translation MLTELIDKRKNMLTDSEQHKDKRNELNALASTYARERNQLNAQTREYVDEAQKHKELRDENNKAVQSIKDERNLLNEKANALFEDIDAYKKEHGAINNSRGIKELQKRIDKLEMDQQTRVMNTDKERELIDQIKQLRHQIKEQEEEIEQNKEIHTKLQEAREFRRAASELHATVTEKAELAQKHHDLMVECYRNADKSREAADEGHRKFVEAQEAADAEHNQFIACQKELRDYDKVIGGIRKKGKKTKVNKEQKAVRQEAEQVFQQFRAGEKLTTDDILLLQRARLI, via the coding sequence ATGTTGACCGAACTAATTGACAAAAGAAAGAATATGCTGACAGATTCTGAACAGCACAAAGACAAAAGAAATGAACTGAATGCTCTTGCAAGCACCTATGCACGTGAGCGGAACCAGCTCAACGCGCAGACGCGTGAATATGTTGACGAAGCACAGAAGCACAAAGAGCTTCGTGACGAGAACAACAAAGCAGTACAGTCCATCAAAGACGAGCGCAACCTCCTCAACGAGAAGGCAAATGCACTCTTTGAAGACATTGATGCATACAAGAAAGAGCACGGCGCCATCAATAACTCCCGCGGCATAAAGGAGCTGCAGAAGAGAATCGACAAGCTCGAGATGGACCAGCAGACCCGCGTCATGAATACCGACAAGGAGCGGGAACTCATCGATCAGATCAAACAGCTCAGACACCAGATCAAAGAGCAGGAAGAAGAGATCGAGCAGAACAAAGAGATCCACACCAAGCTCCAGGAAGCACGGGAATTCCGCCGGGCAGCATCAGAGCTTCACGCAACCGTCACCGAGAAGGCAGAGCTCGCCCAGAAGCACCACGATCTGATGGTCGAATGCTACCGGAATGCTGACAAGTCACGCGAGGCAGCAGACGAAGGACACCGGAAGTTTGTCGAGGCACAGGAGGCTGCAGACGCTGAGCACAACCAGTTTATTGCATGCCAGAAGGAACTCCGTGACTACGACAAGGTAATCGGCGGAATCCGCAAGAAAGGCAAGAAGACAAAGGTCAACAAAGAACAGAAAGCCGTCAGACAGGAAGCAGAACAGGTTTTCCAGCAGTTCAGGGCCGGAGAGAAACTTACCACAGACGACATTCTGCTTCTGCAGCGTGCAAGACTCATATAA
- a CDS encoding histidinol-phosphate transaminase — translation MRFRRIRKTEHGGRTHLVSGSTDAVILDFSENLNPFPPSFSWNPDGILVSSYPDNRYADLKEHIARIEGRSPDEICVGNGSVEIIRSFCLASLKPGDSVCIPPHTFGEYAVSVECAGGIPVNRQDGCVAEFFCNPNNPTGILVQKSIVLEKIHAHEEAGTQLFIDEAFIDLADPAESVTGVRSEHAFVLRSLTKAFSVPGIRFGWGVGCPELVTAIEAIRPPWSVNAYAESYAHAALDNADQLTASRERITAERSFLADELQSRDLSVCPSAVNFLLFRSPVPASDLKKQLLSRGILIRDCASFGLPEYVRIAVRTRDENTLLLEALDTCLP, via the coding sequence GTGAGATTCAGACGGATTCGAAAAACAGAGCATGGCGGAAGGACCCATCTGGTATCGGGCAGCACTGATGCGGTTATTCTGGATTTTAGTGAAAATTTAAACCCCTTTCCGCCCTCCTTTTCATGGAATCCCGATGGAATATTAGTATCTTCCTATCCTGACAACCGGTATGCCGACCTGAAGGAGCACATTGCGCGGATAGAGGGGCGCAGTCCTGATGAAATCTGCGTCGGAAACGGATCCGTGGAAATCATCCGTTCCTTCTGTCTTGCGTCCCTGAAACCGGGAGATTCTGTCTGTATTCCCCCTCATACCTTTGGGGAATATGCGGTTTCTGTAGAATGTGCCGGTGGCATCCCTGTAAACAGGCAGGATGGATGTGTGGCAGAATTCTTCTGCAATCCCAATAATCCGACCGGCATTCTGGTGCAGAAGAGCATAGTTCTGGAGAAGATTCATGCCCATGAGGAGGCAGGTACGCAGCTCTTTATCGATGAGGCGTTTATTGACCTCGCAGATCCGGCTGAAAGCGTCACCGGTGTTCGCTCTGAGCATGCCTTTGTTCTCCGCTCCCTTACAAAGGCATTTTCTGTACCGGGCATTCGGTTTGGCTGGGGTGTGGGGTGTCCGGAACTGGTAACGGCTATTGAGGCAATCCGTCCCCCCTGGAGTGTGAATGCATATGCAGAGAGCTATGCCCACGCTGCCCTCGATAATGCAGATCAGCTAACAGCGTCCCGTGAACGGATCACTGCAGAACGGTCTTTCCTTGCGGATGAACTGCAGTCACGCGATCTGTCTGTCTGTCCGTCCGCGGTGAACTTCCTTCTCTTCCGTTCTCCTGTTCCTGCATCAGATCTGAAAAAGCAGCTTCTCTCCCGTGGCATCCTGATCCGTGATTGTGCCTCGTTCGGCCTTCCTGAGTATGTGCGCATCGCGGTGCGGACGCGTGATGAAAATACCCTGCTCCTGGAGGCGCTTGATACATGCTTGCCCTGA
- a CDS encoding GNAT family N-acetyltransferase, whose protein sequence is MNTEEIVVSVVTAWDAEQIAALYRSAGWWETELDPASVIPALFTGSFAVAVAHDGNNRAVGMGRVLSDGVSDGYIQDVVVDPDCRGQGIGKRIVQLLTETCLQAGVAWIALIAEPDTHAFYEPLGFTVMKDYLPMKYEKLPIKNGDKTNDHT, encoded by the coding sequence ATGAATACCGAAGAGATAGTAGTGTCAGTCGTGACTGCATGGGATGCAGAACAAATAGCCGCATTATACCGCAGTGCAGGGTGGTGGGAAACTGAACTGGATCCCGCCTCCGTAATTCCTGCATTGTTCACCGGCAGTTTTGCTGTTGCCGTTGCACACGACGGGAATAACCGGGCTGTTGGTATGGGGCGTGTCCTCTCAGACGGTGTTTCCGATGGATATATTCAGGATGTCGTTGTCGACCCGGACTGTCGGGGACAGGGCATCGGAAAGCGCATCGTACAACTCCTCACAGAGACGTGCCTGCAGGCGGGTGTTGCCTGGATTGCCCTCATCGCCGAACCCGACACCCATGCCTTTTATGAACCTCTCGGGTTTACGGTGATGAAGGACTATCTCCCCATGAAATATGAAAAGCTGCCAATAAAAAATGGAGACAAAACCAATGATCACACTTGA
- the hypE gene encoding hydrogenase expression/formation protein HypE — protein sequence MKVNMMHGAGGAVFSELLGETLTKYTHNNAGGIGLESLDDGAVIPLGDMNLVFTTDSHVVKPLFFPGGDIGRIAVSGTVNDLAMMGARPVALSCAMIIEEGFDIETLEKIVASMDEALGECGAAIVTGDTKVLERGAIDGIAINTAGIGVAEKPVRDCGLQPGDVIIVSGTIGDHGMAIMAHREGFDLGEQIRSDVAPLWPLVEAALAAGDIHAMKDPTRGGFSNAINEMAEKSGVQVRIKEASLPIRRSVKSASELLGINPLDVANEGKVVMGVAPDDAETILAAIRSHPQGRDAAIIGVVKEGTSVILETSIGGERFIEAPIGDPVPRVC from the coding sequence ATGAAAGTCAATATGATGCATGGCGCCGGTGGCGCAGTCTTTTCTGAACTTCTGGGTGAAACGTTAACGAAATATACCCATAATAACGCAGGTGGTATCGGGCTGGAGTCACTCGATGACGGCGCGGTGATTCCTCTCGGAGATATGAATCTGGTATTTACCACAGACAGCCATGTCGTAAAGCCGCTCTTCTTTCCCGGTGGTGATATCGGAAGAATCGCCGTGTCAGGCACAGTAAATGATCTGGCAATGATGGGTGCACGGCCGGTGGCCCTCTCCTGTGCAATGATCATCGAAGAGGGGTTTGACATTGAAACTCTCGAAAAAATAGTCGCATCAATGGACGAAGCCCTCGGTGAGTGCGGTGCGGCCATTGTGACCGGAGATACCAAAGTGCTTGAACGGGGTGCAATTGACGGCATTGCTATCAATACCGCAGGCATTGGTGTGGCAGAGAAACCGGTGCGCGACTGCGGCCTGCAGCCGGGTGACGTTATCATTGTCAGCGGCACCATCGGCGACCACGGGATGGCAATTATGGCCCACCGTGAGGGTTTTGACCTTGGCGAGCAGATCCGGTCAGACGTTGCCCCTCTCTGGCCGCTTGTAGAGGCTGCCCTCGCCGCAGGTGACATTCACGCGATGAAAGATCCGACCCGCGGCGGTTTCTCCAATGCCATCAATGAGATGGCAGAGAAGTCCGGCGTGCAGGTGCGAATCAAAGAAGCATCCCTCCCCATCCGGCGCAGTGTGAAGAGTGCCTCTGAACTGCTTGGCATCAACCCTCTTGATGTGGCAAACGAAGGCAAGGTAGTGATGGGTGTCGCACCGGACGATGCAGAGACCATCCTCGCTGCCATCCGGTCACACCCGCAGGGCAGAGATGCGGCCATCATCGGCGTTGTGAAAGAAGGCACTTCGGTAATTCTTGAGACCTCGATTGGCGGGGAACGCTTCATTGAGGCACCCATCGGCGATCCCGTACCGCGGGTCTGCTGA
- the albA gene encoding DNA-binding protein Alba, which translates to MIKDNTVFVGNKPVMNYVLAVITQFNNGAEEVSIKARGKAISRAVDTAEIALNRFLEDVSKKDIITSTEIIDTDSGQTNVSSIEILLAQQR; encoded by the coding sequence ATGATTAAGGATAACACAGTATTCGTCGGAAACAAACCAGTGATGAACTATGTCCTGGCAGTCATTACCCAGTTTAACAATGGTGCAGAGGAGGTCTCGATAAAGGCACGGGGGAAAGCCATATCGCGGGCTGTTGATACTGCAGAGATTGCGTTAAACCGGTTTCTTGAGGATGTCTCAAAAAAAGATATCATCACATCCACTGAGATCATCGACACTGACAGCGGGCAGACTAATGTCTCAAGCATTGAGATCCTTCTCGCTCAGCAGCGGTAG
- a CDS encoding DUF373 family protein, which translates to MSGDRTLILCVDRDNDIGFKAGIPSPVTGRDNCLDAATRLGLEDPEDSDVNAIFQGIKLYDERREKGDDVRIAVIAGDHYNSIDGDRKIAEDLRKIVWEMEVTECILVTDGAEDEFILPVIQSRVSVTSVQRVIVNQMPNLEGTYYIIKKILDDPKHAQSILVPVGLVMLIFALGSLFGSTEVAIFIVVGVLGIFLLFKGLGIDEYFSLALHGLRESFVAGRISFVCYIASIFIGLLGIIMGLSSFLTWYTADAGVLFYVLSFVYGAVGYITAAILIALLGKVIDVIQNEPKMLPRVITLPFFVTGLGLIAYGASIYVISLSATVNFPIDGVDGIRIMMFTTIGGLILAFVGVYIQKVLQKIKKYAPEIKEKNGKRFTRN; encoded by the coding sequence ATGTCAGGCGACCGGACGCTCATTCTCTGTGTTGACAGAGATAACGATATCGGCTTTAAGGCTGGGATCCCGAGTCCGGTAACAGGGCGGGACAACTGCCTGGATGCCGCCACCCGGCTCGGCCTGGAAGACCCGGAAGACTCCGACGTCAATGCTATTTTTCAGGGAATTAAACTCTACGATGAACGCCGTGAAAAGGGCGACGATGTCCGTATCGCAGTGATCGCAGGCGACCATTACAATTCAATTGACGGGGATCGCAAGATTGCAGAAGACCTGAGAAAAATCGTCTGGGAGATGGAAGTCACCGAGTGCATACTCGTCACAGACGGAGCCGAGGATGAATTTATCCTCCCCGTGATTCAGTCCCGGGTGTCAGTCACCAGCGTCCAGCGCGTGATTGTCAACCAGATGCCAAACCTTGAGGGCACCTATTACATCATCAAAAAGATCCTTGACGATCCAAAGCATGCACAGTCCATCCTGGTGCCCGTCGGGCTCGTGATGCTCATCTTTGCCCTGGGCAGTCTTTTCGGCAGTACAGAGGTGGCAATTTTTATTGTGGTCGGCGTGCTGGGCATCTTCCTGCTCTTTAAGGGACTGGGTATTGACGAATACTTCAGTTTAGCCCTTCACGGTCTGCGGGAGTCTTTTGTTGCCGGTCGAATCTCATTTGTCTGTTACATCGCCTCGATATTCATCGGCCTTCTGGGGATCATCATGGGACTTTCGAGTTTCCTCACATGGTATACTGCAGATGCCGGAGTGCTCTTTTATGTACTCTCCTTTGTCTACGGCGCCGTCGGCTATATCACTGCAGCCATCCTGATAGCCCTCCTGGGCAAGGTTATTGATGTGATACAGAATGAACCAAAGATGCTCCCCCGGGTGATCACATTGCCGTTCTTTGTGACTGGCCTCGGGCTCATCGCCTATGGCGCTTCAATCTATGTCATATCCCTCTCTGCGACAGTCAACTTCCCGATTGACGGGGTGGACGGGATACGCATCATGATGTTTACCACCATCGGCGGCCTGATACTGGCATTTGTCGGTGTCTACATCCAGAAGGTGCTGCAGAAAATAAAGAAGTACGCACCCGAAATAAAAGAGAAGAACGGGAAACGGTTTACCCGGAATTAA
- a CDS encoding phosphatidylglycerol lysyltransferase domain-containing protein yields MITLDAFRPVEMKDGTFFREIFTKFPQIHSENNFTTMIAWQAYSDYSYAYLDGTLLISAVINEKRLFHAPIGPRNPALLRDLLRLAAETGGDRPFYVFDRPTRDWILHELPRLRLHTDRDFFDYIYLTGDLAHLPGKRYVGIRQHINKFNRKCSFTVETFTRENMPEVIDFLDKWCEWKHCEENEILAHEKTAVLFCIEHLAELGLEGLFIRVDGKISALSVYEGMNDDMALIHFEKGLPDCEGNYKVINQETARYLEEHRGYAFINRESDLGVPGLREAKLRYYPHHFAEVWYAEKADILHALEENP; encoded by the coding sequence ATGATCACACTTGATGCATTCCGTCCGGTCGAAATGAAAGACGGAACATTTTTTCGCGAAATATTCACAAAATTTCCCCAGATACACAGTGAGAACAATTTTACCACGATGATCGCATGGCAGGCATACTCGGATTACTCCTATGCCTATCTGGACGGTACATTACTGATATCGGCAGTCATTAACGAAAAACGCCTTTTTCACGCACCCATAGGGCCCCGGAACCCCGCTCTCCTGCGTGACCTCCTGCGCCTTGCGGCTGAGACGGGGGGGGATCGGCCGTTCTATGTCTTTGATCGTCCCACCCGCGACTGGATACTCCATGAACTCCCCCGTCTGCGCCTGCACACCGATCGGGACTTCTTTGATTATATCTATCTCACCGGCGATCTCGCCCATCTTCCTGGCAAACGCTATGTGGGGATTCGCCAGCATATCAATAAATTCAACCGGAAATGTTCGTTTACCGTTGAGACGTTCACCCGTGAAAATATGCCTGAAGTCATCGATTTTCTCGATAAGTGGTGCGAATGGAAACATTGTGAGGAGAATGAAATCCTCGCCCATGAGAAGACCGCAGTCCTCTTCTGTATAGAGCATCTGGCAGAACTTGGTCTGGAAGGGCTTTTTATCCGTGTGGACGGGAAGATTTCTGCGCTCTCCGTCTATGAGGGGATGAATGATGACATGGCACTTATCCACTTTGAGAAAGGGCTTCCTGACTGTGAGGGCAATTATAAGGTAATAAATCAGGAGACTGCACGGTATCTTGAGGAGCACCGGGGATATGCCTTCATCAACCGTGAATCAGACCTCGGTGTGCCCGGCCTCAGGGAGGCAAAACTCCGGTATTACCCACACCATTTTGCAGAAGTATGGTATGCAGAGAAGGCGGATATTCTGCATGCCCTTGAAGAGAACCCCTAA
- the ftsZ gene encoding cell division protein FtsZ, whose translation MQTIIKEALKNAEQEKQLTRGVIGDDDFIGQPRIVIVGCGGAGNNTINRLYHMKVSGAETIAVNTDKQHLEMIQADKRVLVGKSLTKGLGAGGFPDVGKRAAEMARTTLEGLLADADLCFVTAGMGGGTGTGVAPVVAQIAKEQGAIVVGMVSYPFQVEKARLLRAEEGLEALANAADSVIVLDNNRLMNFVPNLPLGQAFSVMDQLIAETVKGISETITEPSLINIDYADVRAIMSKGGVAVMLVGESKQQNKAESVVHECLNHPLLDIDYRGATGSLIHITGGSDLTLSDAEEIASSLTYELDAHADVIWGARVKKEFEGRVRVMAIMTGVKSAQILGQSYDIANSASAPMTRSVGRGNVSGLMRSSGRQVAHEQTSGGLIDFIR comes from the coding sequence ATGCAGACTATTATTAAGGAAGCCCTGAAGAATGCTGAACAGGAAAAGCAGCTGACCCGCGGAGTCATTGGAGACGATGACTTTATCGGACAGCCCCGTATTGTCATTGTCGGATGCGGCGGTGCAGGAAACAACACCATCAACCGACTCTACCACATGAAAGTCAGTGGTGCAGAGACCATTGCTGTCAACACAGATAAACAGCACCTCGAGATGATCCAGGCCGACAAGCGCGTCCTTGTCGGAAAATCACTCACCAAAGGTCTTGGCGCCGGCGGATTCCCGGACGTCGGCAAGCGTGCAGCAGAGATGGCCCGCACCACCCTGGAAGGCCTTCTTGCAGATGCAGATCTCTGCTTTGTCACAGCAGGCATGGGGGGCGGAACAGGTACCGGTGTCGCACCGGTCGTCGCACAGATCGCAAAAGAACAGGGCGCCATCGTTGTCGGAATGGTGAGCTACCCCTTCCAGGTTGAGAAGGCACGCCTCCTCAGGGCAGAGGAGGGACTGGAGGCACTCGCAAACGCAGCAGACTCTGTCATCGTCCTTGACAACAACCGTCTCATGAACTTTGTGCCAAACCTGCCCCTCGGACAGGCATTCTCCGTCATGGACCAGCTCATTGCAGAGACCGTCAAAGGCATCTCGGAGACCATCACTGAACCATCCCTCATCAACATCGATTACGCAGATGTCCGTGCCATCATGAGCAAGGGCGGCGTTGCAGTCATGCTTGTTGGAGAGAGCAAACAGCAGAATAAGGCAGAAAGCGTCGTCCACGAGTGCCTGAACCACCCTCTCCTGGACATTGACTACCGGGGCGCAACCGGCAGCCTGATCCACATTACCGGCGGCAGTGACCTGACACTCTCGGATGCAGAAGAGATCGCCAGCTCACTTACCTACGAACTGGACGCGCATGCAGATGTCATCTGGGGCGCACGTGTGAAGAAAGAGTTTGAAGGCAGAGTACGTGTCATGGCCATCATGACCGGCGTGAAGAGCGCGCAGATCCTCGGCCAGAGCTATGACATTGCAAACTCAGCCTCAGCACCCATGACCCGTTCTGTCGGACGTGGAAACGTTTCCGGCCTGATGCGATCATCCGGGCGCCAGGTGGCCCACGAACAGACCAGCGGCGGACTGATCGATTTCATCCGTTAA
- a CDS encoding TIGR00300 family protein has translation MEYSREIELKGHIIDSGIMTKVFDAIMEMGGNFEITVFEIGKKKQDESFARLLVSAGDETLLNEILSVLHRLGARPPVVEDIALAEAEANRVVPKGFYSTTNHPTMVKYGGEWLHVEAIEMDCLIVVIPAEKRAICTPMSKLQKGDQVVMGDTGVRVEPPERPREVSTFEFMHGTVSSERPSETVISQIAQEMKSLKARGGKIGIVGGPAIIHTRAAPALAEIIRGGYVDVLFAGNALATHDIEYNLFGTSLGMNLDTGTLARGGHKNHIYAISEVIRAGSIRNAVEQGVIQKGIMYECIKNDVPFVLAGSIRDDGPLPDVITDVMVAQDRMREYLKDLDMVIMIGTLLHSVAVGNCLPSYVKTICVDINPASVTKLMDRGTMQAIGVVSDAGTFLPMLAKYLQE, from the coding sequence ATGGAGTATTCGCGGGAGATAGAACTGAAAGGGCACATCATCGATTCCGGGATCATGACCAAGGTCTTTGACGCCATCATGGAGATGGGGGGCAATTTTGAGATCACAGTCTTTGAAATCGGGAAGAAAAAGCAGGATGAAAGCTTCGCACGTCTCCTGGTCAGTGCCGGTGATGAAACGCTGCTCAATGAGATCCTGAGTGTTCTCCACCGTCTTGGCGCACGCCCTCCGGTTGTTGAGGATATTGCACTTGCTGAAGCGGAAGCAAATCGTGTTGTCCCCAAGGGATTCTATTCCACGACCAATCACCCGACCATGGTGAAGTACGGGGGTGAATGGCTGCATGTGGAGGCAATCGAGATGGATTGCCTGATCGTTGTTATTCCTGCAGAGAAACGGGCCATCTGTACACCGATGTCCAAACTGCAGAAGGGTGACCAGGTGGTCATGGGTGATACCGGTGTCCGTGTTGAACCGCCGGAACGCCCACGGGAGGTCAGCACCTTTGAGTTTATGCATGGCACGGTCTCTTCCGAACGGCCCAGTGAGACGGTCATCTCACAGATTGCACAGGAGATGAAGAGCCTGAAAGCCCGCGGAGGAAAGATTGGCATCGTCGGCGGGCCTGCAATCATCCATACCCGTGCTGCCCCGGCTCTCGCTGAAATAATCCGTGGTGGGTATGTGGACGTACTCTTTGCGGGAAATGCCCTTGCCACCCATGATATTGAGTACAACCTCTTTGGGACCTCACTCGGCATGAACCTTGATACCGGGACGCTGGCACGCGGCGGGCACAAAAACCATATCTATGCCATCAGCGAGGTGATTCGTGCAGGGTCCATCCGTAATGCAGTCGAGCAGGGGGTGATTCAAAAGGGCATCATGTATGAATGCATCAAAAACGATGTGCCCTTTGTCCTCGCAGGCTCCATCCGTGACGATGGCCCCCTTCCCGATGTCATCACCGATGTGATGGTGGCACAGGACCGCATGCGTGAATATCTGAAGGACCTTGACATGGTCATCATGATCGGCACGCTGCTCCATTCGGTTGCCGTCGGCAACTGCCTGCCATCGTATGTGAAGACCATCTGTGTGGACATCAACCCTGCATCGGTTACCAAACTGATGGACCGCGGGACCATGCAGGCGATCGGTGTGGTCAGTGATGCCGGCACATTCCTGCCAATGCTTGCAAAATATCTGCAGGAATAA
- a CDS encoding NTP transferase domain-containing protein: protein MLALIVAGGRGTRLNMGEKPLVRICDRPMIEYVIDAFCAAGIEPVAVLSSAVPQTGNWCRAHGISTFRAEGAGYVEDITECIAMLDITEPVFTSVSDIPGLTPDVVAAVLDTYRTAGTDACSVWVPAVLCRRNSAAPAYVQQIHGIDAVPCGINILNGAKNGEEQEETAVLIESPRIAVNVNTPEDIAEAEQVLRTR from the coding sequence ATGCTTGCCCTGATTGTTGCTGGCGGCAGGGGCACACGCCTGAATATGGGGGAAAAGCCGTTGGTGCGGATCTGCGACCGGCCCATGATTGAATATGTTATCGATGCCTTTTGTGCGGCAGGCATTGAGCCGGTTGCCGTTCTCTCGTCTGCTGTGCCACAGACGGGCAACTGGTGCCGGGCACACGGGATCAGCACGTTCCGGGCTGAGGGGGCAGGATATGTGGAGGATATCACGGAATGCATTGCGATGCTGGATATCACAGAACCGGTCTTTACCTCGGTGAGTGATATCCCGGGTCTTACTCCGGATGTCGTGGCGGCAGTACTGGATACCTACCGGACGGCAGGCACGGATGCCTGCTCTGTCTGGGTTCCTGCCGTCCTCTGTCGGAGGAATAGTGCGGCCCCTGCCTATGTACAACAGATACACGGGATCGATGCGGTGCCATGCGGGATTAATATCCTGAATGGTGCAAAAAACGGCGAAGAGCAGGAGGAGACTGCCGTCCTTATCGAATCCCCCCGTATCGCGGTGAATGTCAACACGCCGGAAGATATTGCGGAAGCAGAGCAGGTACTTCGCACCCGGTAA
- a CDS encoding type II toxin-antitoxin system ParD family antitoxin — MMERITIRLPPQQVAMLEKLVAAGEFPTVSEAVRYAVRELIEKKANRVLRDSEQISFEV, encoded by the coding sequence ATGATGGAGCGCATCACGATTCGTTTACCCCCACAACAGGTTGCCATGCTTGAGAAACTTGTTGCTGCCGGGGAGTTTCCGACCGTATCTGAAGCGGTGAGATATGCGGTGCGGGAACTCATTGAAAAGAAAGCGAACCGTGTTCTGAGAGACAGCGAACAGATCTCGTTTGAGGTTTAG